In Papaver somniferum cultivar HN1 chromosome 1, ASM357369v1, whole genome shotgun sequence, a genomic segment contains:
- the LOC113286062 gene encoding cingulin-like isoform X1 translates to MEERLNNNASLISRIQQLEQERDALHKDIEQLCMQQSGPGFLAIATRLHFQRTAGLEQEIENLRKKLLACTRDNHNLQEELSEVYKIKNQLADLHSAEASKHLEAEKQLKFFQGCVASAFAERDHSVMEAEKAKETEEAMLQKLNDLQERVQELTSEDLEEKKRHTDLQIESVKLKEQNELLKQVIDKFFEIRQSSLGVLDDCDFENKCEYLLRDDPEMWSFDEDKEASTSSYIVMLEKELESLNISVGSLRNQAAMGLDIEDHLKKKVCELEKEKTLLYDAIKSQILELRHFHTQNRFEVTSFLEQEKNQFNSILDAVQERIQFQASLMKSSEHEQTVAKLDDLECRDVHITTDTGLVPQSPPALPKALGDEVGDTSDNLAQALQEKVSALLLLSQQDEKQLLERNVNAALQEKMDELQKNLLQVTNEKVKALLELAQLRQEYQVLQEDIIHERKQGNHLADTGEKNISTQEREVGKLTNLLRKTYLSRWVGRQDPNESGGQTINKSNNSVDYARLRVENATLKESIETMEHLTSSIHRLRLSLVKAKDSSISLDPVTDSIQALNDIINEAKLIKTALGSSLPVSWSSEAENGTDISESSTDTSSERPDFVSTSGLEMVELLILAAQTLVANVNLLSVLPPQQE, encoded by the exons CTAAATAATAACGCGTCCTTGATTTCACGTATTCAACAGTTGGAACAAG AACGTGATGCACTGCACAAAGATATTGAGCAATTGTGCATGCAGCAATCTGGTCCTGGGTTTCTTGCCATAGCTACGCGATTACATTTCCAAAG GACAGCTGGCTTGGAGCAGGAGATCGAGAACTTGAGGAAGAAGTTACTTGCTTGCACAAGAGATAATCATAATCTTCAGGAGGAACTTTCAGAAGTTTACAAGATCAAA AACCAGTTGGCAGATCTACACAGTGCAGAGGCCTCGAAG CATTTAGAAGCTGAGAAGCAGCTTAAATTTTTCCAAGGTTGTGTAGCTTCTGCATTTGCTGAAAGGGATCACTCTGTAATGGAG GCTGAGAAGGCAAAGGAAACAGAGGAAGCCATGCTGCAGAAACTAAATGACTTGCAAGAGAG AGTACAGGAGCTTACTTCAGAggatcttgaagaaaaaaaacgtcATACAGACCTGCAAATTGAGTCAGTGAAGCTAAAAGAGCAGAATGAACTTCTTAAGCAG GTTATTGACAAGTTCTTTGAGATTCGTCAAAGCTCTCTTGGGGTTCTTGATGATTGTGACTTCGAAAATAAATGCGAATATCTTTTGCGAGATGATCCAGAGATGTGGAGTTTTGATGAAGATAAGGAAGCCTCCACCTCTAGTTACATT GTTATGTTAGAAAAAGAGCTGGAATCATTGAACATTTCTGTGGGTAGTCTCCGAAATCAAGCTGCAATG GGATTGGATATTGAAGATCATCTGAAAAAGAAAGTTTGTGAATTGGAAAAAGAGAAG ACCCTCTTATATGATGCTATAAAGAGTCAGATACTGGAGTTGCGTCATTTCCATACTCAGAACAGATTTGAAGTCACGAGTTTCCTTGAGCAAGAGAAAAATCAGTTCAATTCAATACTTGATGCAGTACAAGAGAGGATACAGTTCCAGGCTAGCTTGATGAAAAGTTCTGAGCACGAACAGACAGTAGCAAAGTTAGATGACTTGGAATGTCGTGATGTTCATATAACTACGGATACCGGTTTGGTTCCTCAG AGTCCGCCTGCCTTACCAAAAGCTCTGGGTGATGAAGTGGGTGACACCTCAGATAACCTTGCACAGGCACTGCAAGAAAAG GTTAGTGCATTGTTGCTTCTGTCTCAGCAAGATGAAAAACAGTTATTGGAGAGGAATGTCAATGCAGCTCTACAAGAAAAGATGGATGAGCTGCAAAAGAACTTACTACAG GTGACAAACGAGAAGGTGAAAGCTCTTCTGGAGTTGGCACAACTAAGGCAGGAGTATCAAGTACTGCAAGA AGACATCATTCATGAAAGGAAACAAGGAAATCATTTAGCTGATACTGGGGAAAAAAACATTTCTACCCAGGAAAGAGAGGTGGGAAAATTGACAAACCTGCTGAGGAAAACATATCTTAGTCGTTGGGTGGGGAGACAAGACCCGAATGAATCCGGTGGTCAGACGATCAATAAGTCCAATAATTCCGTAGATTATGCAAG GTTGAGGGTTGAAAATGCAACTCTTAAAGAAAGCATAGAAACTATGGAGCACTTAACGTCTTCGATACACAGGCTCCGTCTATCACTTGTTAAG GCTAAAGATTCTTCAATATCGCTAGACCCAGTAACGGATTCTATTCAAGCTCTAAACGATATTATCAACGAGGCGAAACTTATTAAAACAGCTCTCGGAAGTTCGCTACCTGTTAGTTGGTCAAGCGAGGCTGAAAATGGAACTGACATATCTGAAAGCAGCACAGATACCAGCAGTGAGAGACCTGACTTTGTCTCTACTTCTGGATTGGAGATGGTTGAGCTCTTAATACTGGCAGCTCAAACTCTAGTAGCAAACGTTAATCTGTTGTCAGTTTTACCACCCCAACAGGAATAA
- the LOC113286062 gene encoding autophagy-related protein 11-like isoform X2 — protein MEAEKAKETEEAMLQKLNDLQERVQELTSEDLEEKKRHTDLQIESVKLKEQNELLKQVIDKFFEIRQSSLGVLDDCDFENKCEYLLRDDPEMWSFDEDKEASTSSYIVMLEKELESLNISVGSLRNQAAMGLDIEDHLKKKVCELEKEKTLLYDAIKSQILELRHFHTQNRFEVTSFLEQEKNQFNSILDAVQERIQFQASLMKSSEHEQTVAKLDDLECRDVHITTDTGLVPQSPPALPKALGDEVGDTSDNLAQALQEKVSALLLLSQQDEKQLLERNVNAALQEKMDELQKNLLQVTNEKVKALLELAQLRQEYQVLQEDIIHERKQGNHLADTGEKNISTQEREVGKLTNLLRKTYLSRWVGRQDPNESGGQTINKSNNSVDYARLRVENATLKESIETMEHLTSSIHRLRLSLVKAKDSSISLDPVTDSIQALNDIINEAKLIKTALGSSLPVSWSSEAENGTDISESSTDTSSERPDFVSTSGLEMVELLILAAQTLVANVNLLSVLPPQQE, from the exons ATGGAG GCTGAGAAGGCAAAGGAAACAGAGGAAGCCATGCTGCAGAAACTAAATGACTTGCAAGAGAG AGTACAGGAGCTTACTTCAGAggatcttgaagaaaaaaaacgtcATACAGACCTGCAAATTGAGTCAGTGAAGCTAAAAGAGCAGAATGAACTTCTTAAGCAG GTTATTGACAAGTTCTTTGAGATTCGTCAAAGCTCTCTTGGGGTTCTTGATGATTGTGACTTCGAAAATAAATGCGAATATCTTTTGCGAGATGATCCAGAGATGTGGAGTTTTGATGAAGATAAGGAAGCCTCCACCTCTAGTTACATT GTTATGTTAGAAAAAGAGCTGGAATCATTGAACATTTCTGTGGGTAGTCTCCGAAATCAAGCTGCAATG GGATTGGATATTGAAGATCATCTGAAAAAGAAAGTTTGTGAATTGGAAAAAGAGAAG ACCCTCTTATATGATGCTATAAAGAGTCAGATACTGGAGTTGCGTCATTTCCATACTCAGAACAGATTTGAAGTCACGAGTTTCCTTGAGCAAGAGAAAAATCAGTTCAATTCAATACTTGATGCAGTACAAGAGAGGATACAGTTCCAGGCTAGCTTGATGAAAAGTTCTGAGCACGAACAGACAGTAGCAAAGTTAGATGACTTGGAATGTCGTGATGTTCATATAACTACGGATACCGGTTTGGTTCCTCAG AGTCCGCCTGCCTTACCAAAAGCTCTGGGTGATGAAGTGGGTGACACCTCAGATAACCTTGCACAGGCACTGCAAGAAAAG GTTAGTGCATTGTTGCTTCTGTCTCAGCAAGATGAAAAACAGTTATTGGAGAGGAATGTCAATGCAGCTCTACAAGAAAAGATGGATGAGCTGCAAAAGAACTTACTACAG GTGACAAACGAGAAGGTGAAAGCTCTTCTGGAGTTGGCACAACTAAGGCAGGAGTATCAAGTACTGCAAGA AGACATCATTCATGAAAGGAAACAAGGAAATCATTTAGCTGATACTGGGGAAAAAAACATTTCTACCCAGGAAAGAGAGGTGGGAAAATTGACAAACCTGCTGAGGAAAACATATCTTAGTCGTTGGGTGGGGAGACAAGACCCGAATGAATCCGGTGGTCAGACGATCAATAAGTCCAATAATTCCGTAGATTATGCAAG GTTGAGGGTTGAAAATGCAACTCTTAAAGAAAGCATAGAAACTATGGAGCACTTAACGTCTTCGATACACAGGCTCCGTCTATCACTTGTTAAG GCTAAAGATTCTTCAATATCGCTAGACCCAGTAACGGATTCTATTCAAGCTCTAAACGATATTATCAACGAGGCGAAACTTATTAAAACAGCTCTCGGAAGTTCGCTACCTGTTAGTTGGTCAAGCGAGGCTGAAAATGGAACTGACATATCTGAAAGCAGCACAGATACCAGCAGTGAGAGACCTGACTTTGTCTCTACTTCTGGATTGGAGATGGTTGAGCTCTTAATACTGGCAGCTCAAACTCTAGTAGCAAACGTTAATCTGTTGTCAGTTTTACCACCCCAACAGGAATAA
- the LOC113286103 gene encoding LIM domain-containing protein WLIM1-like yields the protein MAFAGTTQKCTACDKTVYLVDKLAADNRIYHKACFRCHHCKGTLKLGNFNSFEGVLYCRPHFDQTFKRTGSLDKSFQGTPKVVKPEKPVDSENKVANMFAGTREKCLGCKKTVYPIEKVAVDGTTYHRSCFKCTHGGCTISPSNYIAHEGKLYCKHHHIQLFKEKGNYSQLEGNPTEATAQS from the exons ATGGCATTTGCAGGAACAACCCAAAAATGTACAGCCTGCGACAAAACTGTGTATTTGGTTGATAAGCTTGCCGCTGATAACCGTATTTATCACAAGGCTTGCTTTCGATGCCACCACTGCAAAGGCACCCTTAAG CTTGGAAACTTCAATTCCTTTGAAGGAGTGCTTTACTGCAGGCCTCACTTCGATCAGACCTTCAAAAGAACTGGTAGTCTCGACAAAAGCTTCCAAG GAACCCCAAAAGTAGTAAAACCAGAGAAGCCTGTTGACAGTGAG AACAAAGTTGCAAATATGTTTGCCGGTACCAGAGAAAAGTGTCTGGGATGTAAGAAGACCGTGTATCCAATTGAAAAG GTAGCAGTAGATGGAACCACATATCACAGGAGCTGTTTCAAATGCACACATGGAGGATGTACGATTAGCCCATCTAACTACATAGCACACGAGGGAAAACTCTACTGCAAACACCACCATATCCAACTATTCAAGGAGAAAGGAAATTACAGTCAGCTTGAAGGAAATCCTACAGAAGCCACTGCTCAATCATGA
- the LOC113286078 gene encoding F-box protein At3g12350-like: MTSSSAAASSSSFTDFPEDVQLCILSFLEPPEITSFSCTSKRFSSLCQSDNKLWFSMCERKWGTNTQIKKWGNGQIHFKLLYRTLNRFEKLIGFWRRSGQQGNNTSITAGNGLIVPPPLVFFEWGESFITGSRVSPCKSGTYKVIKTPFLWLGISKRGEPLNFLDPECRFESPDDFVKIAEMGASSSTSDADLISVNVSFMGSNHVIVEENLFGYSYSSPEGKKLLGFRRSPSSNDDLGVVIEDVTGWESTSPGSLPEHQTSEIYQYFANRTSPGGDRASRRQRRKDKERNGRRKWDSQHFVKIVNCAPTSGRPLQGLWKGICDDMSLEFYLVAYDDIGGVTCRKVGDSVEPFSGYSPVFWTSNTTFIESPLSCEEEYLYDSRIHLQPPIVNHICDHSPFIENEEVLRILNINSSYDLVIPDLAVSSVNPRQAEGRIWQYASGTFGFGFLRNNYIIDMKHIVLDGHLLDTAECCN; encoded by the exons ATgacttcttcttctgctgctgcttcaTCATCATCCTTCACAGATTTCCCAGAAGATGTTCAGCTCTGTATCCTCTCCTTCTTAGAACCACCAGAAATCACCTCATTTTCATGTACATCTAAACGATTTTCATCTCTTTGTCAATCTGATAACAAACTGTGGTTCTCAATGTGTGAAAGAAAATGGGGTACAAATACTCAGATCAAAAAATGGGGAAATGGGCAGATTCATTTCAAGCTTCTTTACAGAACCCTAAATCGATTTGAGAAACTGATTGGATTTTGGCGTAGAAGTGGACAACAAGGTAACAATACTAGTATTACTGCTGGTAATGGATTAATTGTTCCACCCCCTTTAGTTTTTTTTGAATGGGGTGAATCATTTATTACTGGTTCTAGGGTTTCACCATGTAAATCAGGTACTTATAAAGTTATAAAGACTCCATTTTTATGGTTAGGGATTTCTAAAAGGGGTGAACCCTTGAATTTTCTTGACCCTGAATGTCGATTTGAATCTCCTGATGATTTTGTTAAGATAGCTGAGATGGGTGCATCTTCTTCTACTTCAGATGCAGATTTGATTAGTGTTAATGTTAGTTTCATGGGTAGTAATCATGTTATTGTTGAGGAGAATCTGTTTGGTTATTCATATTCTTCTCCAGAAGGGAAGAAATTGTTAGGATTCAGGAGAAGTCCTAGTTCTAATGATGATTTGGGGGTTGTTATAGAGGATGTGACTGGTTGGGAGAGTACATCTCCAGGAAGTTTGCCAGAACATCAAACATCAGAAATTTATCAGTATTTTGCGAATCGGACTAGTCCTGGTGGAGATAGGGCTTCTAGGAGGCAAAGGAGGAAAGATAAGGAACGTAATGGAAGGCGGAAATGGGATTCCCAGCATTTCGTAAAGATTGTAAATTGTGCTCCTACTTCTGGACGTCCCTTGCAGGGATTGTGGAAG GGAATCTGTGATGATATGAGCTTGGAGTTTTATCTCGTGGCATACGATGACATTGGAGGTGTAACTTGCCGAAAGGTGGGTGATTCCGTTGAACCTTTCTCTGGCTATTCTCCAGTCTTCTGGACCTCAAATACTACGTTCATCGAGTCCCCATTGTCATGTGAAGAGGAATATTTATATGATAGTCGAATACATCTTCAGCCACCCATTGTTAATCACATTTGCGACCACTCTCCTTTCATAGAAAATGAAGAGGTTTTGCGTATTCTGAACATCAATTCCAGTTACGATCTGGTTATTCCAGATCTTGCAGTATCTTCTGTCAACCCTAGGCAGGCAGAAGGTAGGATTTGGCAGTATGCTAGTGGGACTTTTGGGTTTGGGTTTCTTCGGAACAATTACATTATAGACATGAAGCATATTGTTCTGGATGGGCATCTACTTGATACAGCTGAATGTTGTAATTAA